The proteins below are encoded in one region of Gadus macrocephalus chromosome 14, ASM3116895v1:
- the LOC132471855 gene encoding solute carrier organic anion transporter family member 3A1-like produces MQVKNQQICTERSTGDDPEQDDSQKKTSCFSNIKIFLVSECALMLAQGTVGAYLVSVLTTLERRFNLQSADVGVIASSFEIGNLALILFVSYFGAKAHRPRLIGCGGIVMALGALLSALPEFLTHQYEYEAGDSWHADEGRDICSNTSRTESREAGFSCGNRANTNMMYLLLIGAQVLLGIGATPVQPLGVAYIDDHVRRKDSSLYIAILFSTLVFGPACGFILGSVCTKVYVDAAFIDTSKLDITPDDPRWIGAWWAGFLLCGALLFFSSLFMFGFPQSLDPQDVDSGVESEQAMLPPSLNTEYNKPGNAAVLHFDVNSGLTVCQHLRVIPRVTRFLLSNPVFTCVALAACMEIAVVAGFAAFLGKYLEQQFNLTTSSANQLLGMTAIPCACLGIFLGGLLVKKLNLSALGAVRMAMLVNLISTACYVSFLFLGCDTGPVAGVTVPYGNETLRSRQRLEPACISNCNCYTSSVSPVCGSNGITYLSACFAGCTKPNLTSCTCISSNREEAVALPGKCPSPGCQQAFLTFLCVICVCSMIGAMAQTPSVIILIRTVSPELKSYALGVLFLLLRLIGFIPPPLIFGMGIDSTCLLWSRVCGERGACMLYDNVSYRHLYVSIAIALKTSAFLLYTTTWRCLRRNYRKYIPNGEGYLTPTEMLASSVTLDNLGKEMTHEPNSQTQFIYNLEDQSTADNMESAL; encoded by the exons ATGCAGGTGAAGAATCAGCAGATATGCACCGAAAGGAGCACCGGCGACGACCCGGAGCAGGATGACAGCCAGAAGAAGACGTCGTGCTTCTCCAACATCAAGATCTTCCTCGTGTCGGAGTGCGCGCTCATGCTGGCCCAGGGCACGGTGGGCGCCTACCTG gtgaGCGTGTTGACCACGCTGGAGCGCCGCTTCAACCTGCAGAGCGCCGACGTGGGCGTCATCGCCAGCAGCTTCGAGATCGGCAACCTGGCGCTCATCCTCTTCGTCAGCTACTTCGGCGCCAAGGCCCACAGGCCGCGCCTCATCGGCTGCGGGGGCATCGTCATGGCGCTGGGCGCGCTGCTGTCGGCGCTGCCCGAGTTCCTCACGCACCAGTACGAGTACGAGGCGGGCGACTCGTGGCACGCCGACGAGGGCCGCGACATCTGCTCCAACACGTCGCGCACGGAGAGCCGCGAGGCGGGCTTCAGCTGCGGCAACCGGGCCAACACCAACATGATGTACCTGCTGCTGATCGGCGCCCAGGTGCTGCTGGGCATCGGGGCCACGCCCGTCCAGCCGCTGGGTGTGGCGTACATCGACGACCACGTGCGCCGGAAGGACTCCTCGCTGTACATCG CTATCCTGTTCTCCACCCTGGTGTTCGGTCCAGCCTGTGGCTTTATCTTAGGTTCTGTTTGCACCAAAGTCTACGTGGACGCCGCCTTCATCGACACAA GTAAACTGGACATCACCCCGGACGACCCGCGGTGGATCGGCGCGTGGTGGGCGGGCTTCCTGCTGTGCGGTGCCTTACTCTTCTTCTCGTCCCTCTTCATGTTCGGCTTCCCCCAGTCGCTGGACCCCCAGGACGTGGACAGCGGGGTGGAGAGCGAGCAGGCCATGCTGCCCCCCTCCCTGAACACAGAGTACAACAAGCCCGGCAACGCCGCCGTGCTCCACTTTGATGTCAACAGCGGCCTCACCGTCTGTCAGCATCTACGAG tCATACCTCGGGTGACCCGCTTCCTGCTGTCCAACCCCGTGTTCACCTGCGTGGCGCTGGCGGCCTGCATGGAGATAGCGGTGGTGGCGGGCTTCGCGGCCTTCCTGGGGAAATACCTGGAGCAGCAGTTcaacctcaccacctcctcagccaatcagctccTTG ggatGACCGCCATCCCCTGTGCCTGCCTTGGTATCTTCCTGGGTGGGCTGCTGGTGAAGAAGCTCAACCTGTCGGCTCTGGGGGCCGTACGCATGGCCATGCTGGTCAACCTCATCTCCACCGCCTGCTacgtctccttcctcttcctgggcTGTGACACCGGGCCGGTCGCCGGGGTAACCGTCCCCTACGGCAACGA GACACTGAGGTCCAGGCAGCGGCTGGAGCCCGCCTGCATCAGTAACTGTAACTGCTACACCTCCTCCGTCAGCCCCGTGTGCGGCTCCAACGGCATCACCTACCTCTCCGCATGCTTTGCCGGCTGCACCAAACCG AACCTGACAAGCTGTACCTGTATCTCTTCGAACCGGGAGGAGGCAGTGGCTCTCCCGGGGAAGTGTCCGAGCCCGGGCTGCCAGCAGGCCTTCCTCACCTTCCTCTGCGTCATCTGTGTGTGCAGCATGATCGGCGCCATGGCCCAGACGCCCTccgtcatcatcctcatcag AACTGTGAGTCCAGAGCTGAAGTCCTACGCCCTGGGAGTCTTGTTCCTGCTGCTCAGACTGATAG gcttcatcccccctcccctcatcttCGGCATGGGCATCGACTCCACCTGCCTGCTGTGGAGCCGTGTGTGCGGGGAGCGCGGCGCCTGCATGCTGTACGACAACGTGTCCTACCGCCACCTGTACGTCAGCATCGCCATCGCGCTCAAGACCTCCGCCTTCCTGctctacaccaccacctggcGCTGCCTGCGACGCAACTACCGCAAGTACATCCCCAACGGCGAGGGCTACCTGACGCCCACGGAGATGCTGGCGTCCAGCGTGACCCTGGACAACCTGGGCAAGGAGATGACCCACGAGCCCAACAGCCAAACACAGTTCATCTACAACCTGGAAGACCAGAGCACCGCAGACAACATGGAGTCCGCCTTATAG